One segment of Nocardioides sp. QY071 DNA contains the following:
- a CDS encoding SRPBCC family protein — MEVAFPVPADRAFAYLEDPRNRPQWQSSLRAVADVRRQGTAWTDVTVVPGVRPRMRTTLAEPPYRWVEEGELGPFRARLELRFTATGDGGCTVSADFAVRGLGLGRLLTAGARPAVVADLRRAADRLRQA, encoded by the coding sequence GTGGAGGTCGCCTTCCCGGTCCCCGCGGACCGGGCCTTCGCCTACCTCGAGGACCCGCGCAACCGGCCGCAGTGGCAATCCTCGCTGCGCGCCGTCGCTGACGTACGACGACAGGGCACCGCGTGGACCGACGTCACCGTGGTCCCGGGCGTGCGCCCCCGCATGCGGACGACGCTCGCCGAGCCGCCGTACCGCTGGGTCGAGGAGGGCGAGCTCGGCCCGTTCCGGGCCCGGCTCGAGCTGCGCTTCACCGCCACCGGTGACGGGGGCTGCACGGTGAGCGCGGACTTCGCCGTGCGGGGCCTGGGCCTGGGGAGACTGCTCACCGCCGGCGCCCGGCCGGCCGTGGTGGCCGACCTGCGTCGTGCGGCGGACCGCCTCAGGCAGGCTTGA
- the purB gene encoding adenylosuccinate lyase, translated as MTVPNVLATRYAAADLTAIWSPEHKIVLERQLWIAVLKAQKDLGIDVPDGVVEAYEKVADQGADAVDLASIAARERVTRHDVKARIEEFAALAGHEHIHKGMTSRDLTENVEQLQVKQSLELLVERAVATLARLGRLAAEHEATVMAGRSHNVAAQATTLGKRFATVADELMIAVERIEDLLGRYPLRGIKGPMGTAQDMLDLLGGDADKLADLEKRVAQHLGFDRVLTSVGQVYPRSLDFDVLSALVQLTAAPSNLATTIRLMAGNEIVTEGFKEGQVGSSAMPHKMNTRSCERVNGLAVVTRGYLSMVGELAGDQWNEGDVSCSVVRRVALPDAFFAVDGLFQTFLTVLDEFGAFPAVIQRELDRYLPYLATTKVLMAAVRNGVGRESAHEAIKEAAVGTALAMRQGQAENDVFAKLAADERLGLTEEQLQSLVAEPITFTGAAVAQTQEVCRQVAAVVAAHPGAADYHPGAIL; from the coding sequence GTGACCGTCCCGAACGTCCTCGCCACCCGCTACGCCGCCGCCGACCTGACCGCCATCTGGTCGCCCGAGCACAAGATCGTCCTCGAGCGGCAGCTGTGGATCGCCGTCCTCAAGGCGCAGAAGGACCTGGGGATCGACGTACCCGACGGCGTCGTCGAGGCCTACGAGAAGGTCGCCGACCAGGGTGCGGACGCGGTCGACCTGGCGAGCATCGCGGCCCGCGAGCGGGTCACCCGCCACGACGTGAAGGCGCGGATCGAGGAGTTCGCGGCCCTCGCCGGGCACGAGCACATCCACAAGGGCATGACCAGCCGCGACCTGACCGAGAACGTCGAGCAGCTGCAGGTCAAGCAGTCCCTCGAGCTGCTGGTCGAGCGTGCGGTCGCCACCCTGGCCCGCCTCGGCCGGCTCGCCGCCGAGCACGAGGCCACGGTCATGGCCGGTCGCAGCCACAACGTCGCGGCGCAGGCCACCACCCTCGGCAAGCGGTTCGCCACCGTCGCCGACGAGCTGATGATCGCGGTGGAGCGGATCGAGGACCTCCTCGGCCGCTACCCGCTGCGTGGCATCAAGGGTCCGATGGGCACCGCGCAGGACATGCTCGACCTGCTCGGCGGCGACGCCGACAAGCTCGCCGACCTCGAGAAGCGGGTCGCGCAGCACCTCGGGTTCGACCGGGTGCTCACCAGTGTCGGGCAGGTCTACCCGCGCTCCCTCGACTTCGACGTGCTCTCCGCGCTGGTCCAGCTGACCGCGGCCCCATCCAACCTCGCCACCACGATCCGCCTGATGGCCGGCAACGAGATCGTGACCGAGGGCTTCAAGGAGGGCCAGGTCGGCTCGTCCGCGATGCCCCACAAGATGAACACCCGCTCCTGCGAGCGGGTCAATGGCCTCGCCGTCGTGACCCGCGGCTACCTGTCCATGGTCGGCGAGCTCGCCGGCGACCAGTGGAACGAGGGCGACGTCTCGTGCTCCGTCGTACGACGCGTCGCGCTGCCCGACGCCTTCTTCGCCGTCGACGGCCTGTTCCAGACCTTCCTCACCGTGCTCGACGAGTTCGGCGCCTTCCCGGCGGTCATCCAGCGCGAGCTCGACCGCTACCTGCCCTACCTCGCCACCACCAAGGTGCTGATGGCCGCGGTCCGCAACGGCGTCGGCCGCGAGAGCGCGCACGAGGCGATCAAGGAGGCCGCGGTCGGCACCGCCCTCGCGATGCGCCAGGGCCAGGCCGAGAACGACGTCTTCGCCAAGCTCGCCGCCGACGAGCGCCTCGGCCTCACCGAGGAGCAGCTGCAGTCGCTGGTCGCCGAGCCGATCACGTTCACCGGTGCCGCGGTCGCGCAGACCCAGGAGGTCTGTCGCCAGGTCGCGGCCGTCGTCGCCGCGCACCCCGGCGCCGCCGACTACCACCCGGGCGCGATCCTCTGA
- a CDS encoding protein kinase: protein MRVPNVGEQLGRYQLDRVLGRGGMGVVFAATDPRLQRTVALKVITGTLASSHEFRQRFQAEAAALARLDSPHVIAIHDHDEVDGTPYIVTQYVDGRDLWSWLREHGPMPARQALGLCAQLARGLADAHRVGVVHRDVKPSNVLIRDPGTPEQHAYLCDFGIARAEGIEGPAPTAAGSVAGTWTYLSPERAEGLPATPSSDVYALGCVLWACLTGHEPYQGSDVQVALAHQQAPIPRLAGDSAFTADLNAVIGRALAKDPAQRYPDATSFREDLERLAVVAPPDAQEAPPSPTDTGATGTTVRPAAPAVRRRSRRPLAVAVAGVVALALVAGGAAWLVGRDDAPAAEGKADEPAPVIAGDVTGDGYGDVLIHQTRFESLNPLSVFTVASTGMRFGSPQRAGAQVGYPFFADVDGDRARDVVWLDEDDDRMAITVVPGDGETWSTELDLDPAFDIKPYSATAGDLDGDGRDDLVLYGDETDERDGLYVALARDRGFAAPEQWYSSDLSSSLPRVGDFDGDGKVEVICFGENPAGDDTVRLLRPEDGRFVMVAEKVLGGAGVAPLLAEWLVGDVDGDGTDELVAPNATGRVIFVYEIADDAFQPRTRWHATPVPREQARKNAWDSGVAGSALSDVDGDGDDDLVELRYTANDNGPDDPLVLWVMLSDGASFGDAQEWGGLDCSPECEDGFDLVD, encoded by the coding sequence ATGCGCGTGCCCAACGTCGGCGAGCAGCTCGGCCGCTACCAGCTCGACCGCGTGCTCGGCCGCGGCGGGATGGGCGTGGTGTTCGCGGCGACCGACCCGCGGCTGCAGCGCACCGTCGCGCTCAAGGTGATCACCGGCACCCTGGCCTCCTCCCACGAGTTCCGCCAGCGCTTCCAGGCCGAGGCCGCGGCCCTGGCCCGGCTCGACTCTCCCCACGTGATCGCGATCCACGACCACGACGAGGTCGACGGGACGCCGTACATCGTCACGCAGTACGTCGACGGACGCGACCTGTGGAGCTGGTTGCGTGAGCACGGCCCGATGCCGGCGCGGCAGGCGCTCGGGCTGTGTGCCCAGCTCGCCCGCGGCCTGGCCGACGCGCACCGGGTCGGGGTGGTGCACCGCGACGTGAAGCCGTCGAACGTGCTGATCCGCGATCCCGGCACCCCCGAGCAGCACGCCTACCTGTGCGACTTCGGCATCGCCCGTGCCGAGGGGATCGAGGGGCCCGCGCCGACGGCCGCGGGCTCGGTCGCCGGCACCTGGACCTACCTGTCCCCCGAGCGCGCGGAGGGCCTGCCCGCGACGCCGTCGAGCGACGTCTACGCCCTCGGCTGCGTGCTGTGGGCCTGCCTGACGGGGCACGAGCCCTACCAGGGCAGCGACGTGCAGGTCGCGCTCGCCCACCAGCAGGCACCGATCCCCCGCCTGGCCGGGGACTCCGCGTTCACCGCCGACCTCAACGCCGTGATCGGCAGGGCGCTGGCCAAGGACCCGGCCCAGCGCTACCCGGACGCCACGTCCTTCCGCGAGGACCTCGAGCGTCTCGCCGTCGTCGCCCCGCCCGACGCCCAGGAGGCTCCGCCGTCCCCGACCGACACCGGCGCCACCGGGACCACCGTGCGGCCCGCGGCGCCCGCCGTACGACGCCGGTCGCGGCGGCCGCTCGCCGTCGCCGTCGCCGGCGTCGTGGCCCTGGCGCTCGTCGCCGGCGGCGCCGCGTGGCTGGTCGGCCGCGACGACGCCCCGGCCGCGGAGGGCAAGGCGGACGAACCGGCTCCGGTGATCGCGGGCGACGTCACCGGCGACGGATACGGCGACGTGCTCATCCACCAGACCCGCTTCGAGTCGCTCAACCCGCTCTCGGTCTTCACCGTGGCCTCGACCGGGATGCGGTTCGGCTCGCCGCAGCGGGCCGGCGCGCAGGTCGGCTACCCGTTCTTCGCCGACGTCGACGGCGACCGGGCCCGCGACGTCGTCTGGCTCGACGAGGACGACGACCGGATGGCGATCACCGTCGTACCCGGCGACGGTGAGACGTGGTCGACCGAGCTCGACCTCGACCCCGCCTTCGACATCAAGCCCTACAGCGCGACGGCCGGCGACCTCGACGGCGACGGCCGCGACGACCTGGTCCTCTACGGCGACGAGACCGACGAGCGGGACGGGCTGTACGTCGCCCTGGCCCGGGACCGAGGGTTCGCCGCCCCCGAGCAGTGGTACTCCTCCGACCTCTCCAGCAGCCTTCCCCGGGTCGGCGACTTCGACGGGGACGGGAAGGTCGAGGTCATCTGCTTCGGCGAGAACCCCGCGGGCGACGACACGGTGCGCCTGCTGCGTCCCGAGGACGGCCGGTTCGTCATGGTCGCCGAGAAGGTCCTCGGCGGCGCCGGTGTCGCGCCGCTGCTGGCCGAGTGGCTCGTCGGCGACGTCGACGGCGACGGCACCGACGAGCTCGTGGCCCCCAACGCGACCGGCCGCGTCATCTTCGTCTACGAGATCGCCGACGACGCCTTCCAGCCCCGCACCCGCTGGCACGCGACCCCTGTCCCCCGGGAGCAGGCGCGCAAGAACGCATGGGACAGCGGCGTCGCCGGGAGCGCGCTCAGCGACGTCGACGGCGACGGCGACGACGACCTCGTCGAGCTGCGCTACACCGCCAACGACAACGGCCCCGACGACCCGCTCGTCCTGTGGGTGATGCTGTCCGACGGGGCGTCGTTCGGTGACGCCCAGGAGTGGGGTGGGCTGGACTGCTCGCCCGAGTGCGAGGACGGGTTCGACCTCGTCGACTGA
- a CDS encoding GNAT family N-acetyltransferase, protein MTTVRRAGDADLDAVAAIYGHEVRTGHATFDTTPPARSVWEGKLASTHPGDHFLVADVDGEVVGFAYSGPYRERGAYDRTREVTVYVAPGAAGQGLGRLLYDDLLARMRAGGVRTALACIALPNDASEGLHRACGFERQGVLREVGRKFDRWIDVVWWQRMLGD, encoded by the coding sequence GTGACCACCGTCCGGCGGGCCGGCGACGCCGACCTCGACGCAGTCGCGGCGATCTACGGCCACGAGGTCCGCACCGGCCACGCCACGTTCGACACCACGCCTCCCGCGCGCTCGGTATGGGAGGGGAAGCTCGCGTCCACCCATCCGGGCGACCACTTCCTCGTCGCGGACGTCGACGGGGAGGTGGTCGGCTTCGCCTACTCCGGCCCCTACCGCGAGCGCGGCGCCTACGACCGCACCCGCGAGGTGACCGTCTACGTCGCGCCGGGGGCGGCGGGCCAGGGCCTCGGGCGCCTGCTGTACGACGACCTGCTCGCCCGGATGCGCGCGGGCGGCGTACGCACCGCGCTGGCCTGCATCGCGCTGCCCAACGACGCCAGCGAGGGCCTGCACCGGGCGTGCGGGTTCGAGCGGCAGGGGGTGCTGCGCGAGGTCGGCCGGAAGTTCGACCGGTGGATCGACGTGGTGTGGTGGCAGCGGATGCTGGGGGATTGA
- the purD gene encoding phosphoribosylamine--glycine ligase: protein MKTLVIGTGGREHALALALSRDPGVGEVHAAPGNPGIGAFATLHDVDPMDGAAVAALARSLGADLVVVGPEAPLVAGVADAVREAGIAVFGPSRAAAQLEGSKAFSKEVMAAAGVPTAGSRTCTTPEEVAAALDEFGAPYVVKDDALAAGKGVVVTLDRAEALAHAAGCGRVVVEEFLDGPEVSLFAVCDGTTTRPLQPAQDFKRIFDGGRGPNTGGMGSYSPLPWAPADLAGTVVDTVVQPTLDEMARRGAPFVGCLYVGLALTAAGPRVIEFNCRFGDPDVQPVLALLESPLGSLLLAAAEGRLADVEAPRFRDGASVTVVLASAGYPESSSKGDVITGVGRANGVADVDVIHAGTALVDDGDGDRLVTAGGRVLAVRAVGYDVADARSRAYAAADLVSFPGMQRRTDIAAEPLGVVEGASLSRAEDS from the coding sequence GTGAAGACCCTCGTCATCGGCACCGGCGGCCGCGAGCACGCCCTGGCTCTCGCCCTCTCCCGCGACCCCGGCGTGGGCGAGGTGCACGCCGCCCCCGGCAACCCCGGCATCGGCGCCTTCGCGACGCTCCACGACGTCGACCCGATGGACGGTGCGGCCGTCGCCGCCCTGGCCCGCTCGCTCGGCGCCGACCTCGTCGTCGTCGGGCCGGAGGCGCCGCTGGTGGCGGGCGTCGCGGACGCCGTACGCGAGGCGGGGATCGCGGTCTTCGGGCCGTCGCGGGCCGCCGCTCAGCTCGAGGGCTCCAAGGCGTTCTCCAAGGAGGTGATGGCCGCCGCCGGCGTGCCGACCGCCGGGTCGCGCACCTGCACCACGCCCGAGGAGGTCGCCGCGGCGCTCGACGAGTTCGGGGCGCCGTACGTCGTCAAGGACGACGCGCTCGCCGCCGGCAAGGGCGTCGTGGTGACCCTCGACCGCGCCGAGGCGCTGGCCCACGCGGCGGGTTGTGGCCGGGTCGTGGTCGAGGAGTTCCTCGACGGGCCCGAGGTGTCGCTGTTCGCGGTCTGCGACGGCACCACCACCCGGCCGCTGCAGCCGGCGCAGGACTTCAAGCGGATCTTCGACGGCGGCCGCGGCCCCAACACGGGCGGCATGGGCTCCTACTCCCCACTGCCGTGGGCGCCCGCCGACCTGGCCGGAACCGTCGTCGACACCGTCGTCCAGCCCACCCTCGACGAGATGGCCCGCCGCGGCGCGCCGTTCGTCGGCTGCCTGTACGTCGGCCTCGCGCTCACCGCCGCAGGCCCGCGGGTCATCGAGTTCAACTGCCGCTTCGGCGACCCGGACGTGCAGCCGGTCCTCGCGCTGCTCGAGTCGCCGCTCGGCTCGCTGCTCCTGGCCGCGGCCGAGGGGCGGCTGGCGGACGTGGAGGCCCCGCGGTTCCGCGACGGCGCCTCGGTCACCGTCGTGCTCGCCTCGGCCGGCTACCCCGAGTCCTCGTCGAAGGGCGACGTCATCACGGGCGTCGGTCGCGCCAACGGGGTCGCCGACGTCGACGTCATCCACGCCGGGACCGCCTTGGTCGACGACGGGGACGGCGACCGCCTGGTCACCGCGGGCGGCCGGGTGCTCGCGGTGCGCGCGGTCGGGTACGACGTCGCCGACGCCCGCTCCCGCGCCTACGCCGCCGCCGACCTCGTCTCCTTCCCGGGCATGCAGCGGCGTACCGACATCGCGGCCGAGCCCCTCGGTGTCGTCGAGGGCGCGTCCCTCAGCCGGGCCGAGGACTCGTGA
- a CDS encoding serine/threonine-protein kinase — MQAPQVGEVLGRYRIEREVGRGGMGVVLAATDTRLGRTVALKVITGPHTADPQFRQRFEDEAAMLARIDSPFVVRLLDHDSQGPSPYLVTQYVDGTDLARHVRSLGPLPARDALALCAQVARGLGAAHRAGIVHRDLKLSNILVRDIGTPEQHAYVCDFGIARGDGLPRRTAAGVVVGSWTNLAPERTEGTPATPASDIYALGCVLWTCLTGTPPYSGSEGEVALAHAQAPVPQLPGADAFTARLNALLARMLAKHPAARPADAGEVRDELERLVAAAPLSPSAAARPTIERPLPAPPAPPAAPPPPPSLPPLPDPLFRRRRRWPWAVAALAVVVVAAGATGTGLALRDDEDPPARAAADGDAVTGDLDGDGFGDLAVLELSPPDTSDFDQPPGHLEPHTRWRLLSDGGSFGERTEASAPAPTSWPNGVGTLTHADVDGDGRADQVWTTIDEDDQAVVDVIPAEGDPWHASWSGEGWSNQGRPLVVDLSQDGRPDLVYLNEFHEDDELVIDVAVAKGDGFAEPKPWLKAPGYASTELYLRAGDVDGEGHDDIVMQVTRSGSAAILLQTLTSDGKALRREGTEQRLDVTGYTRGIMLITDIDGDDADELVLAGRHGLAARRLTEGVLAESTPLWTTTPDQYRDWRFRSRDYQNTYWVSRLWQAADVDGDGDSDLVNLFPQPDGFALEVYRSEGGALAAPVTWGTIPCGPAGSDGERCLDNPQTIEVVH; from the coding sequence ATGCAGGCACCGCAGGTCGGGGAGGTCCTCGGGCGCTACCGGATCGAGCGCGAGGTCGGCCGCGGCGGCATGGGCGTGGTCCTCGCCGCGACGGACACCCGCCTCGGCCGGACGGTCGCGCTCAAGGTGATCACCGGGCCCCACACCGCCGACCCGCAGTTCCGCCAGCGGTTCGAGGACGAGGCCGCGATGCTGGCCCGCATCGACTCGCCGTTCGTGGTCCGCCTGCTCGACCACGACAGCCAGGGGCCGAGCCCCTACCTCGTCACGCAGTACGTCGACGGGACCGACCTGGCCCGCCACGTCCGCAGTCTCGGGCCGCTGCCCGCGCGGGACGCGCTGGCGCTGTGCGCCCAGGTCGCGCGCGGGCTCGGCGCGGCGCACCGCGCCGGCATCGTGCACCGCGACCTCAAGCTCAGCAACATCCTGGTGCGCGACATCGGTACGCCGGAGCAGCACGCCTACGTCTGCGACTTCGGCATCGCGCGCGGGGACGGGCTCCCCCGCCGTACCGCCGCGGGGGTCGTCGTCGGGAGCTGGACGAATCTCGCCCCCGAGCGGACCGAGGGCACGCCCGCCACCCCGGCCAGCGACATCTACGCCCTCGGCTGCGTGCTGTGGACCTGCCTGACCGGCACGCCGCCGTACTCCGGCAGCGAGGGTGAGGTCGCGCTCGCCCACGCGCAGGCACCGGTGCCGCAGCTGCCCGGGGCCGACGCCTTCACGGCCCGCCTCAACGCCCTGCTGGCCCGGATGCTCGCCAAGCACCCGGCCGCCCGGCCCGCTGACGCGGGCGAGGTGCGCGACGAGCTCGAGCGGCTGGTCGCCGCGGCGCCGCTGTCGCCGTCGGCGGCCGCCCGGCCCACCATCGAGCGCCCCCTGCCCGCACCGCCCGCGCCGCCCGCCGCGCCGCCCCCTCCGCCCTCGCTCCCCCCGCTCCCCGACCCTCTCTTCCGGCGCCGGCGCCGTTGGCCCTGGGCGGTCGCGGCCCTCGCCGTCGTCGTCGTGGCCGCGGGCGCCACCGGCACCGGCCTGGCCCTCCGCGACGACGAGGACCCACCGGCCCGGGCCGCCGCCGACGGCGACGCCGTGACCGGCGATCTCGACGGCGACGGGTTCGGCGACCTCGCGGTCCTCGAGCTGTCTCCACCGGACACCAGTGACTTCGACCAGCCGCCCGGCCACCTCGAGCCGCACACCCGCTGGCGACTGCTGTCCGACGGCGGCAGCTTCGGCGAGCGGACCGAGGCGTCGGCCCCCGCGCCGACCTCGTGGCCCAACGGCGTCGGCACCCTCACCCATGCCGACGTCGACGGTGACGGGCGGGCGGACCAGGTCTGGACGACGATCGACGAGGACGACCAGGCCGTCGTCGACGTGATCCCGGCGGAGGGCGACCCGTGGCACGCCAGCTGGTCCGGAGAGGGCTGGTCCAACCAGGGGCGTCCGCTGGTGGTCGACCTGAGCCAGGACGGCCGGCCCGACCTGGTCTACCTCAACGAGTTCCACGAGGACGACGAGCTGGTGATCGACGTCGCGGTGGCGAAGGGCGACGGCTTCGCGGAGCCGAAGCCCTGGCTGAAGGCACCCGGCTACGCCTCCACCGAGCTCTACCTGCGCGCCGGCGACGTGGACGGCGAGGGCCACGACGACATCGTCATGCAGGTCACCCGCAGCGGCAGCGCCGCCATCCTCCTCCAGACCCTCACCTCGGACGGCAAGGCCCTGCGTCGCGAGGGCACCGAGCAGCGGCTCGACGTGACCGGCTACACCCGCGGGATCATGCTCATCACCGACATCGACGGCGACGACGCCGACGAGCTGGTGCTCGCGGGCCGGCACGGTCTCGCCGCCCGCAGGCTCACCGAAGGCGTGCTCGCCGAGTCCACCCCGCTGTGGACCACTACCCCCGACCAGTACCGCGACTGGCGGTTCCGGTCGCGGGACTACCAGAACACCTACTGGGTCTCGCGCCTGTGGCAGGCCGCGGACGTCGACGGCGACGGCGACAGCGACCTCGTCAACCTGTTCCCCCAGCCGGACGGGTTCGCGCTCGAGGTCTACCGCAGCGAGGGCGGCGCCCTGGCGGCACCGGTCACGTGGGGCACGATCCCGTGCGGCCCGGCCGGGTCCGACGGGGAGCGGTGCCTCGACAATCCGCAGACCATCGAGGTCGTGCACTGA
- a CDS encoding antibiotic biosynthesis monooxygenase, which translates to MSVVKINAIQVPPNAGPELEKRFAARAGAVEGSPGFLGFQLLRPTAGEDRYFVVTHWADEESFAAWRDGDARAAHATPEGEAPRKPVSTGASLLEFEVVLDVKPA; encoded by the coding sequence ATGTCCGTCGTGAAGATCAACGCCATCCAGGTCCCGCCGAACGCCGGCCCCGAGCTGGAGAAGCGGTTCGCCGCCCGCGCCGGCGCGGTCGAGGGCTCCCCTGGCTTCCTGGGCTTCCAGCTGCTCCGGCCCACCGCCGGCGAGGACCGCTACTTCGTCGTCACCCACTGGGCCGACGAGGAGTCGTTCGCCGCGTGGCGCGACGGCGATGCCCGCGCCGCGCACGCGACGCCGGAGGGCGAGGCCCCGCGCAAGCCGGTCTCGACCGGCGCCAGCCTGCTGGAGTTCGAGGTCGTGCTGGACGTCAAGCCTGCCTGA
- a CDS encoding GNAT family N-acetyltransferase, which produces MTEPVQPAGVRTDRLQLVLWDEPTVTAIRSGERLPGWHPEFPREDDRGAATLWHDGDPWGPRSIVSLKQGVVIGSIGFFGPPQPADDEVPEVEVGYGLVAEARGYGLATEALGALLARADAAGVRVRASIAPDNAASLRVAAKAGFTGVRGSNEDGELVLVRPVR; this is translated from the coding sequence ATGACTGAGCCTGTTCAGCCCGCCGGCGTGCGTACCGACCGCCTGCAGCTGGTGCTGTGGGACGAGCCGACCGTGACCGCGATCCGCTCCGGCGAGCGGCTGCCGGGCTGGCACCCGGAGTTCCCCCGCGAGGACGACCGCGGCGCCGCCACCCTGTGGCACGACGGCGACCCGTGGGGTCCGCGGTCGATCGTGTCGCTCAAGCAGGGCGTGGTGATCGGCTCGATCGGGTTCTTCGGTCCGCCCCAGCCGGCCGACGACGAGGTGCCCGAGGTCGAGGTGGGCTACGGGCTGGTGGCCGAGGCGCGTGGGTACGGACTGGCGACCGAGGCGCTCGGCGCGCTGCTCGCCCGCGCCGACGCGGCGGGCGTGCGGGTGCGGGCCTCGATCGCGCCCGACAACGCCGCGAGCCTGCGGGTGGCGGCCAAGGCCGGATTCACCGGGGTGCGCGGGAGCAACGAGGACGGCGAGCTGGTCCTGGTGCGTCCCGTCCGCTGA
- a CDS encoding serine/threonine-protein kinase: MTGTPHPGATLGRYRIDRELGRGGMGIVFAATDLRLGRTVALKVITGPYAADAAFLHRFHAEATVLSSLASPHVIDIHDHDEIDGTPFIVTQYVDGPDLAQWLAVRGALPADEALRLCAQVARGLSDAHRAGVIHRDVKPANVLLRDPGTPDEHVYLCDFGIARGDTGGYTATGAITGTWAYLAPERTRGDAATVRTDLYALGCVLWACLTGAPPYNGSDVQIAIAHTQAPVRQLPATSPFAVELNALLARLMAKDPQDRPADAATARAEIEHLAAGAPSAVLAPPPPPATAAPSAGPTTAPTQAPPPPPPAAPTPPARRRRWPVAVAAVTALAVAGGGLAAWRVLRDEADAEPGPAARTATVQGDVDGDGYGDVVVHEPKGDGASGVVWTVHSNGGTFLSPESMPAEPGEPHLADIDGDGTAEQAWVYRADAEDDIHLRTVGSDGRIDQATISLPEEMAGLTGSKYFADVDGDGDDDLVVDGNTDAGPVIAVALSDDGFGELTRWHDGLGADSSVAAFGDFDDDGDDDAAMVLLTEGAPDAEHLTRNLVLLRADDDHFTDGPPVALPPLTWNDAAWLAGDVDGKGADELVAVQGVGGQAGVATLDGDAFTQLQTAWAGNVSAEDWNKRIAEGPALPPHRYLLSDVDGDDDADLVRFEGDYGDRLGVLVNGDGRFADPVDWVDLPCRFCEELPQMVD; the protein is encoded by the coding sequence ATGACCGGTACGCCGCACCCCGGCGCGACCCTCGGCCGCTACCGGATCGACCGCGAGCTCGGCCGCGGCGGCATGGGCATCGTCTTCGCCGCGACCGACCTGCGCCTGGGCCGCACCGTCGCGCTCAAGGTGATCACCGGGCCCTACGCCGCCGACGCGGCCTTCCTGCACCGCTTCCACGCCGAGGCGACCGTGCTCTCGTCGCTCGCCTCACCCCACGTCATCGACATCCACGACCACGACGAGATCGACGGCACCCCGTTCATCGTGACGCAGTACGTCGACGGGCCGGACCTCGCGCAGTGGCTGGCCGTGCGCGGCGCGCTGCCCGCCGACGAGGCGCTGCGGCTGTGCGCCCAGGTCGCGCGCGGCCTGAGCGACGCCCACCGCGCCGGGGTGATCCACCGCGACGTGAAGCCGGCCAACGTGCTGCTGCGCGACCCGGGCACGCCCGACGAGCACGTCTACCTGTGCGACTTCGGCATCGCCCGCGGCGACACCGGCGGGTACACCGCCACCGGTGCGATCACTGGCACCTGGGCCTATCTCGCGCCGGAGCGCACCCGCGGTGACGCGGCGACGGTCCGCACCGACCTGTACGCCCTCGGCTGCGTGCTGTGGGCATGCCTGACCGGCGCGCCGCCGTACAACGGGTCCGACGTGCAGATCGCGATCGCCCACACCCAGGCCCCGGTCCGCCAGCTCCCCGCGACCAGCCCGTTCGCCGTCGAGCTCAACGCGTTGCTCGCGCGGCTGATGGCCAAGGACCCGCAGGACCGGCCCGCCGACGCGGCCACCGCCCGCGCCGAGATCGAGCACCTCGCGGCCGGCGCGCCCTCCGCGGTGCTCGCGCCGCCTCCCCCACCTGCGACGGCCGCCCCGAGCGCGGGGCCCACGACGGCACCGACCCAGGCCCCGCCACCGCCTCCGCCGGCAGCCCCGACCCCGCCGGCACGGCGGCGACGCTGGCCGGTCGCGGTCGCCGCGGTCACCGCCCTGGCGGTGGCCGGCGGCGGCCTGGCGGCCTGGCGGGTGCTGCGCGACGAGGCCGACGCCGAGCCGGGCCCCGCTGCCAGGACGGCGACCGTGCAGGGCGACGTCGACGGCGACGGGTACGGCGACGTGGTCGTGCACGAGCCGAAGGGCGACGGCGCCAGCGGGGTGGTGTGGACCGTCCACTCCAACGGCGGCACCTTCCTGTCGCCCGAGTCGATGCCGGCCGAGCCGGGTGAGCCGCACCTGGCCGACATCGACGGCGACGGCACCGCGGAGCAGGCGTGGGTCTACCGCGCCGACGCCGAGGACGACATCCACCTGCGGACCGTCGGGAGCGACGGCCGGATCGACCAGGCGACGATCAGCCTCCCCGAGGAGATGGCCGGACTCACCGGCTCGAAGTACTTCGCGGACGTCGACGGCGACGGCGACGACGACCTGGTGGTCGACGGCAACACGGACGCGGGGCCGGTCATCGCGGTCGCGCTGTCCGACGACGGCTTCGGCGAGCTGACCCGCTGGCACGACGGCCTCGGCGCCGACTCCTCGGTGGCCGCGTTCGGGGACTTCGACGACGACGGCGACGACGACGCGGCGATGGTGCTGCTCACCGAGGGAGCGCCCGACGCCGAGCACCTCACCCGCAACCTGGTCCTGCTGCGTGCCGACGACGACCACTTCACCGACGGCCCGCCGGTCGCGCTGCCGCCGCTGACCTGGAACGACGCCGCCTGGCTCGCCGGCGACGTGGACGGGAAGGGCGCCGACGAGCTGGTCGCCGTGCAGGGCGTCGGAGGTCAGGCCGGCGTCGCGACGCTCGACGGCGACGCCTTCACGCAGCTACAGACCGCGTGGGCCGGCAACGTGAGCGCGGAGGACTGGAACAAGCGGATCGCCGAGGGGCCCGCCCTCCCGCCGCACCGCTACCTGCTCTCCGACGTCGACGGCGACGACGACGCGGACCTGGTGCGGTTCGAGGGCGACTACGGCGACCGGCTCGGGGTCCTGGTCAACGGCGACGGACGGTTCGCCGACCCGGTCGACTGGGTGGACCTGCCCTGCCGCTTCTGCGAGGAGCTCCCCCAGATGGTCGACTGA